The following nucleotide sequence is from Penaeus monodon isolate SGIC_2016 chromosome 29, NSTDA_Pmon_1, whole genome shotgun sequence.
NNNNNNNNNNNNNNNNNNNNNNNNNNNNNNATGCAAATCTCTCCCATTTCCAAATGCtttcacaaaacaagaaaacggcataaatgataaatacaacCATTAAAGAAGGACAGTAATAAATAATTGATCTCTCTCCCGCCACCCACCATCAGCGACACCCAAGCCCNNNNNNNNNNNNNNNNNNNNNNNNNNNNNNNNNNNNNNNNNNNNNNNNNNNNNNNNNNNNNNNNNNNNNNNNNNNNNNNNNNNNNNNNNNNNNNNNNNNNNNNNNNNNNNNNNNNNNNNNNNNNNNNNNNNNNNNNNNNNNNNNNNNNNNNNNNNNNNNNNNNNNNNNNNNNNNNNNNNNNNNNNNNNNNNNNNNNNNNNNNNNNNNNNNNNNNNNNNNNNNNNNNNNNNNNNNNNNNNNNNNNNNNNNNNNNNNNNNNNNNNNNNNNNNNNNNNNNNNNNNNNNNNNNNNNNNNNNNNNNNNNNNNNNNNNNNNNNNNNNNNNNNACAGCATCGAGGGTCGGGAGGAACCGCTCGTAAAGTCGGTAATCCAATGAAACGACGGGTCAGATCCGTCGATAATGACATCGGGTCAGACAGGGTGACGGTCCTCCATAATGGGCAcgagcggtggggggggggaggggtggaagggatatAAGGGGTtaggaaaaggggtttaaggggttggggagggcgttccagggggttaaggagggataagagagatcTGGGGTTTAGACATTGAAGGGGGAGAGGTTTATGAAGGGGTAAGAAAAAGTTGGGGTTAAAACTCTGGGGTTAGGGTCGCTTGGGGTTTGAGTTAGaggagggagttagaggagggagttagaggagggagttagaggagggagttggaggagggagttggaggagggagttggaggagggagttagaggagggagttagaggagggagttagaggagggagttggaggagggagttggaggagggagttggaggagggagttggaggagggagttggaggagggagttggaggagggagttggaggagggagttagaggagggagttggaggagggagttgggaggagggagttgggggggagggagttggaggagggagttagaggagggagttagaggagggagttgaggagggagttagaggagggagttagaggaggggagttggaggagggagttggaggagggagttagaggagggagttagaggagggagttagaggagggtgttagagggggagttagaggagggagttagaggagggagttagaggagggagttagaggagggagttggaggagggagttagaggagggagttagagtaaagagttagaggagggagttagaggagggagttggaggagggagttagaggagggagttagaggagggagttagaggagggagttagaggagggagttagaggagggagttagaggagggagttagaggagggagttagaggagggagttagaggagggtgttagaggagggagttagaggagggagttagaggagggagttggaggagggagttggaggagggagtTAGAGTAAAGAGTTAGAGAAGGGAGTTAGAGGTTAGGAGATAATGAGAAGGGTTGAAAAGGGTTGGGGTTTGAAGATAGTTAGAGGTTGTGGGGTTAAAGGCTAGAGACTGCAGAAGGGTTAGAGGTTAAAGATGAGGTACTGAAGGGGGTTAGATGTTAGAGAAAAGGGGGTTGAGAAGATTTTATTTTAGGGTTTAGGGTTTGGGGGCTTCAGGTTAGAGAAAAAGGGGGTAGAGGATAGAGGATAGGGGGTTCAGATGAGGGGATAGAGGTCTGAGAATAGGaaatttagatataattttaaatctaaatattTAATTTGGGCCAAATAACNNNNNNNNNNNNNNNNNNNNNNNNNNNNNNNACAAAGAATTCAcgacggagtttttttttttttttggttatcggCATGAtcttaaaaacacaaaataaataaatttaattaataatcatacaGTGATATGAAATTAGAGTTCTGAGGGGAGtttgaaggggggaaaggaagtgggggaaaGTTGTGGGAAAAAAAGGNNNNNNNNNNNNNNNNNNNNNNNNNNNNNNNNNNNNNNNNNNNNNNNNNNNNNNNNNNNNNNNNNNNNNNNNNNNNNNNNNNNNNNNNNNNNNNNNNNNNATAAGATAAATTGTAATACCACTCGTTTTTTGTCTGTAAGAAGTTCTGAGACAAGAGTCCCAATTTTAGGGAAACAAGTCTGGATTATCCTGCAGCGCACACTAAACACTGTCAGAAAGGAACCTACACAGATTGTTACTGCACTGAGAATTGTTGAGCGTGAGGAAATGACTGATCAGTCGGCTTTGCAGGTAACTCAGTTTTAACTATATACAACttatagagataaaaaatgataagcaaATGACATGTTTGTAAATATACAAGACTTTCATAAGGATAGACCTAAGCAGTTGTATTCTAGAAATGGGTTACGTAAATACAACTGCTTGGCATAATCATAGTTATtgtgtatctacacacatttagatcatcaaaatgaaaatttttctgagaatttttaaaaaatcaacaataatgtgTCTTATGATTCATGCATGTTTAAGAACAAGATTGATTACATTGATGGccctcctcttgcctcctcctTTAACCCAAattccttcttttatctctcaGCGCCAGAAGGGATCAGGGTTCTTGCCTCCCAGGCGCCCAAAGAAGTGGCGGGAGAAGGCATTTGCAGTCTTAGAGAGTTCTGCAGCTCAGCGTATTGAGGGAGGACAGTTTGAGGACAGAGAGACAAGTAAAAATTGGTTGATTAAGCATCTGGAGGTGTGTTTGATGGTTTCTCTCTTGCATTCATTGTNNNNNNNNNNNNNNNNNNNNNNNNNNNNNNNNNNNNNNNNNNNNNNNNNNNNNNNNNNNNNNNNNNNNNNNNNNNNNNNNNNNNNNNNNNNNNNNNNNNNNNNNNNNNNNNNNNNNNNNNNNNNNNNNNNNNNNNNNNNNNNNNNNNNNNNNNNNNNNNNNNNNNNNNNNNNNNNNNNNNNNNNNNNNNNNNNNNNNNNNNNNNNNNNNNNNNNNNNNNNNNNNNNNNNNNNNNNNNNNNNNNNNNNNNNNNNNNNNNNNNNNNNNNNNNNNNNNNNNNNNNNNNNNNNNNNNNNNNNNNNNNNNNNNNNNNNNNNNNNNNNNNNNNNNNNNNNNNNNNNNNNNNNNNNNNNNNNNNNNNNNNNNNNNNNNNNNNNNNNNNNNNNNNNNNNNNNNNNNNNNNNNNNNNNNNNNNNNNNNNNNNNNNNNNNNNNNNNNNNNNNNNNNNNNNNNNNNNNNNNNNNNNNNNNNNNNNNNNNNNNNNNNNNNNNNNNNNNNNNNNNNNNNNNNNNNNNNNNNNNNNNNNNNNNNNNNNNNNNNNNNNNNNNNNNNNNNNNNNNNNNNNNNNNNNNNNNNNNNNNNNNNNNNNNNNNNNNNNNNNNNNNNNNNNNNNNNNNNNNNNNNNNNNNNNNNNNNNNNNNNNNNNNNNNNNNNNNNNNNNNNNNNNNNNNNNNNNNNNNNNNNNNNNNNNNNNNNNNNNNNNNNNNNNNNNNNNNNNNNNNNNNNNNNNNNNNNNNNNNNNNNNNNNNNNNNNNNNNNNNNNNNNNNNNNNNNNNNNNNNNNNNNNNNNNNNNNNNNNNNNNNNNNNNNNNNNNNNNNNNNNNNNNNNacaaaaacacaccaatataaaATGAATGCAAGAGGAAAACCCTCAAAAAACCCCCTCCAGATGCTTAATAACCCAATTTTTATTGTTCTCTTCCTCAAACTGTCCTCCCTCAATACCTGAGCTCAGAACTCTCAAAAGACTGCAAATGCTTCTCCCCCCACTTCTTGGGCGCCGGGGAGGCAAGAACCCTGACCCCTTCGGCgctagagataaaaagaaggaatttGGGTTaaaggaggaggcaagggggggCCCATCAATGTAATAATTTGTTTAACAGCATGAATCAAAagaacatttatttgtttttgaaaaatttctcagaaaaaatttttttgatgatcTAAATGTGTGTAGATACAAAAAAACTATGATTATCCAAGCAGCGTATTTACGTaacccatttttaaaatacaacTCTTAGGTCTACCCTTATAAAAgtcttgtattttttaaaaaaatgtcatttgtttatctttttatctctataagttgtataagaaaaaaatgatttactgCAAAGCCCAGATCATCATTTTCCTCACGCTCAACCAAATTTTCCCGTGAGTAACAATCTGGGTAGGTTCCTTTCTGACAGTGTTTAGTGTGCGCTGCAGGATAATCCAGACTTGTTTCCCTAAAATTGGGACTCTTGTCTTAGAACTTCTTACAGACAAAAAATGagtggtatatcacatatttatcaattattataaaacaaaagaaaaaacattaaataattcaAGTAAAACAAACCAAGATCATCAGAGAGCTTTTGCACATCAGCAAATGACTCCTTCAGGACACGTGTATCATTCGGATTCTGATGAGGGAGTTTGTGCAATTCAAACAGCAACTCATCTCTGCTATTTTCCAAGTCCATTAGGCACTGAAAGCATTTCATATCTATTACTTTAAGAACATATTTGAGCTGGACCACATACAGCTACTATTTCCCTACTAAGCTATCTTCTAACTCTTTCATAATGATACATGGCTAAACAATGTACAATACAGTGCAACTATATCAAACTATATCCATGTATAAGTATGAAACACCATAAGTAACATACCTGATGAGCATACAATAGCTTCCCATCATTAATCCATTTATAGGTTTTCTCAACAGATTCTGGCACAGTGAAGATATGTTTGAGGTTTTCCATGGCAGCCAAATATTGTGAGTACCTGACATACTCCTCGCGGCATTCATAAAGTTGATTGCTCAGTTCAGGCACACGAACTAAGCTTGTCTCTATTTCTGCCATTCTGTGTCAATAAATCAGATTTCTCAAGAAAGGAAAATTgtataaatggaagaaaaagctaaaactacaaaaatatgcTGANNNNNNNNNNNNNNNNNNNNNNNNNNNNNNNNNNNNNNNNNNNNNNNNNNNNNNNACACAAAAGCAATTCTACCTATTTCCTCTTATGTCTTTGAGCATATTGAATTAATACTTGccctgtctttatctctttgagGTCTGTCAGGGCTGCCTGTAGTTGCCCTAAACCAGTACGGACTCCATCAAGCTGGCTTTGCATGGCTGTCTTCAACATGGCCTCAACAGATGCCTgttggtaatatatgtataagatatgtatataactcCATTCATATGTTTAAACTTTCATCTTGTTATGTATTTACCAATCTCTCCACATCTTTCTTTAACTGATGTAAAATTCATAGAAGTAACTGTTTAGTGTTCTGAAGTACCACAGCTGCATTGGATTGTAAGATGATATAACCTTTAAATGTATCAATCTCCTTGCAAAGGTTTTAAATTTCAGCTTCACAGTCTGGGAATTTCCAGGAGAGACTTACTGATGTATAGTGACTAAAATNNNNNNNNNNNNNNNNNNNNNNNNCACCCCAAAATGTGTTTTAATAGCATAAACACTAGtatcagaaatatattttttgcattacaagaaaagcaaaaaaacaaaaaatatatacaaatatataaaactcaaAGTATACTGAGCCAAACacaatttatgtaaatatacaataaaacatgGATTTTTTAGGTGCTGAGACAATATTGTGACTGGAGTTCTCGATTAGTTATTTGACATTATAGACACCTGGTCATAAGGGACctaagtttaaaatattttaacacaaGTCACATCACAGGTAATTTTACCATTTATCATTGAGATACAAATCAGTATGCATAACAGGTAAAGATTAATTGTAAATAGGTGAAACTACAATTCTACTCCAAATGAATTAAGAAGTTCAAAAGCAATAAATTTTGTAGCTCACAGCTGAGTACATAAGAGAATAAATCAAACCTTCTTCCTCTGGACTCGTCTCCTATACTGGTCAACCTTTTGCAACTGGTCTGGCCGCTGGAGCATATTTGCCACGAGAAGGGAGGCTCTGGCAATAGCCTCAGACTCTGCTTCCCCGACATCCATTTTTTAGATCTTCTGTTAAGACACAAGGCAAGAAAATGTACATAAAATGGGCCCTTAATAGTCACAAACAACATAGGCCATGTGGTAAAAGGGATTAGGTATACTAAGAACTTCCCAAATGCAAAATAAACATTTTGAAACTAGGCTAAACATATCTAGATAAGNNNNNNNNNNNNNNNNNNNNNNNNNNNNNNNNNNNNNNNNNNNNNNNNNNNTCAGGATCTCAGGTNNNNNNNNNNNNNNNNNNNNNNNNNNNNNNNNNNNNNTTTGTGTATTCTTCTAACTGTATTTCTTGTTTTGTCATTCccatttgatgtatatatattgttcatatatatttttttggcaaagaaAGCAAACAATAGTAGATAAAGTGGCAGTATTTTGATTGGTGGGGTGTTGCATGATCAATGCAGTCTCTAGTCTCTGCTTCTGTTGGTGCTCTGACAAATATTGTGACTGGAATTCAGTTATCTGACAAAAGCCAACAGTTTCTTTAATGGGACATTGATATAAAACCCCAGTAAATTTGGAAAAATTGCCTGACAGCAATTTTTAAGTGTGTGCTACATTTTTCTAAAAGCTCTCATTGTGTTTCAACTGAATCCAGCACCCACTCCCACAGCAGCTGAATCATAGCTACACTGCTGTCCCttttacttaaaaagaaaaatattgtgaaCTATTGTGGAGTAAAGGTGAAAGGTTGAGGTAAATCATTTAATAATCTAGCTATTGTGATAGACATTTACAGTAATTATAGGGCTCTGCCTCCTTAAATCGCTTTTCATGATCTGCCATTCTCTAATCCCTGTTTTGTCTGCAAAATCATCATCTTGTATGTCCTGTTAGGATTAAGCCTGGGCAAATAACTACGGTGACATATTTTCAACATTTTGGAGGCTTCAACCCTTAAACTCACTTTCCAAGATGTTATTTTCTATTGGATGGCAGGCTCTGATTCGNNNNNNNNNNNNNNNNNNNNNNNNNNNNNNNNNNNNNNNNNNNNNNNNNNNNNNNNNNNNNNNNNNNNNNNNNNNNNNNNNNNNNNNNNNNNNNNNNAAGCNNNNNNNNNNNNNNNNNNNNNNNNNNNNNNNNNNNNNNNNNNNNNNNNNNNNNNNNNNNNNNNNNNNNNNNNNNNNNNNNNNNNNNNNNNNNNNNNNNNNNNNNNNNNNNNNNNNNNNNNNNNNNNNNGCTTACTCCAGCTTACTCCATTTCTAATCCATTTACCTTGCAATATCTGTGTCTAGTTTACATTATTATACTCTTCATATCTATCAGGGCCAATATCACTGCTATTGTTTATTTCCATGGATTAAACCTATTATATCTGAAAATTAAAGATCAAAGGCAATAAACATGTACCAATTTCGTAAGCACTGGCCCACTTGAAACCTTTGTACATTATAATTCAGGTTTTGTTTCAAGAGTTTTGTCTCTGCAAATCACGAAAGTTTCGTCACTGTGCAATCAATTCCCCACTAGCTAATAAAGAATAGAGCAATAAAATCCCACGCGTTCTTATCCCTTTGAGAGAACGTTCGGCCACGGCATTTTCATAAGATAATTACCTTTTGCTCCCGAAATCAACTAGAAAATAGAGAGACTCATTTTCTCGGGCTGGATGACACTTCACGGAGGAACACT
It contains:
- the LOC119591618 gene encoding exocyst complex component 3-like, producing the protein MDVGEAESEAIARASLLVANMLQRPDQLQKVDQYRRRVQRKKASVEAMLKTAMQSQLDGVRTGLGQLQAALTDLKEIKTGMAEIETSLVRVPELSNQLYECREEYVRYSQYLAAMENLKHIFTVPESVEKTYKWINDGKLLYAHQCLMDLENSRDELLFELHKLPHQNPNDTRVLKESFADVQKLSDDLGKQVWIILQRTLNTVRKEPTQIVTHGKIWLSVRKMMIWALHAEGVRVLASPAPKKWGEKHLQSFESSELRY
- the LOC119591617 gene encoding exocyst complex component 3-like (The sequence of the model RefSeq protein was modified relative to this genomic sequence to represent the inferred CDS: added 66 bases not found in genome assembly); the protein is MRRGKATQGGLLRELPRDYPGDYSRGYPQRLEDGRLLETAEGLEVKDEINCNTTRFLSVRSSETRVPILGKQVWIILQRTLNTVRKEPTQIVTALRIVEREEMTDQSALQRQKGSGFLPPRRPKKWREKAFAVLESSAAQRIEGGQFEDRETSKNWLIKHLEVIRLLLLEDMKVIKSLVVCHCFP